A stretch of Dehalococcoidia bacterium DNA encodes these proteins:
- a CDS encoding CoA-binding protein, translating into MRTIEEILKSSKTVAVVGLSPRPDRPSYEVARYLQEHGYRIIPVNPQATEVLGEKSYPSLADVPVPVDVVDIFRRSEDVPPIVDEAVMVKARVVWMQEGIVNQQAAATARRAGLDVVMDRCMQKEHKRLAAPGKP; encoded by the coding sequence ATGCGGACTATCGAGGAAATCCTGAAGTCAAGCAAGACCGTGGCTGTTGTGGGGCTTTCGCCGCGCCCTGACCGGCCCAGTTACGAAGTGGCCCGCTATCTGCAGGAACATGGCTACCGCATCATCCCGGTGAACCCGCAGGCGACAGAGGTCCTGGGGGAAAAGAGCTATCCCAGTCTCGCTGATGTTCCCGTGCCCGTGGACGTGGTGGACATCTTCCGCCGTTCCGAGGACGTGCCCCCGATTGTGGACGAGGCCGTTATGGTGAAGGCGAGAGTCGTGTGGATGCAGGAGGGCATCGTCAACCAGCAGGCGGCGGCCACGGCGCGCCGGGCGGGCCTGGATGTGGTCATGGACCGGTGCATGCAGAAAGAGCACAAGCGCCTCGCCGCCCCGGGGAAGCCCTAG
- a CDS encoding glycosyltransferase family 2 protein: MFLSVVIPAYNEERRIGATLLDVAQYLERQPYSSETLVVDDGSLDGTAGVVEQCAREHPHVRLLRAPHRGKGHAVKTGMLAATGEHRFLCDADLSMPIQELGKFLPPRLTDYDIAIGSREASGARRIGEPLSRHLAGRVFNLFVRMAAVPGIQDTQCGFKCFRAEAAQSLFPLQRLPGFAFDVEVLFLARRAGLRVVEVPIEWRYRAESKVSPLRHALGMARDVLRVRWSAWRGAYGRPAATSGGKRESSSRQERDV, translated from the coding sequence ATGTTCCTGAGCGTGGTCATCCCTGCCTACAACGAGGAGCGCCGCATCGGAGCGACGCTCCTCGACGTGGCGCAGTATCTGGAGCGCCAGCCCTACTCCAGCGAGACGCTGGTGGTGGACGACGGCAGCCTCGACGGGACGGCGGGCGTGGTGGAGCAGTGCGCCCGGGAGCATCCCCATGTCAGGCTGCTGCGGGCGCCCCACAGGGGGAAGGGGCACGCGGTCAAGACGGGCATGCTGGCCGCCACGGGTGAGCACCGCTTCCTCTGCGACGCCGACCTGTCCATGCCCATCCAAGAGCTGGGCAAGTTCCTGCCGCCGCGCCTGACGGACTACGACATCGCCATCGGCTCGCGGGAGGCGTCCGGCGCCCGGCGCATCGGCGAACCGCTGTCGCGGCACCTGGCGGGGCGCGTTTTCAACCTCTTTGTGCGGATGGCGGCGGTCCCGGGCATTCAGGACACGCAGTGTGGCTTCAAGTGCTTCCGGGCGGAGGCCGCGCAGTCCCTCTTTCCGCTGCAGCGCCTCCCGGGATTCGCCTTTGACGTGGAGGTGCTATTCCTGGCGCGGCGCGCGGGCTTGCGGGTCGTGGAGGTGCCCATCGAGTGGCGGTACCGGGCGGAGAGCAAGGTCAGTCCGCTGCGCCACGCCCTGGGCATGGCGCGCGACGTTCTGCGAGTGCGCTGGAGCGCATGGCGTGGCGCGTACGGCAGGCCGGCGGCCACGTCGGGCGGCAAGCGGGAGTCGTCGTCTCGCCAGGAGCGCGACGTCTAA